Genomic window (Balneolaceae bacterium):
TCCTGCAGCTTCCGGAGGGCGCTCAGGTGACCCCGCACCAGATCGACCACGTGAATGTAGTCGCGCACGCCGGTGCCGTCCACCGTAGGGTAGTCGTCGCCGAAAACCGAGAGTTTCTCCAACCGTCCCACCGCCACCTGGGTGATGTAGGGCATCAGGTTTTGTGGAGCGGCGCCCGGGTCCTCACCGATCAGGCCGCTGGGATGGGCGCCCACCGGATTGAAATAACGCAGCAGGGCTACGTTCCAGGCGGGATGGGCCCGCTGAAAATCGCGCAGCATCTCCTCTATATAGAGCTTGGTCCGCCCGTAGGGATTGTAGGGGGAGACGGGCGCCTTTTCGGTGATGGGCACTTCGTCGGGATCGCCGTAAACGGTGCAGGATGAGCTGAAAACCAGGTTCTCCACCCCGTGGTGCAGCATGCACCGGCAGAGGCAGATGGTGCCTCCAAGGTTGTTGTCGTAGTAAAAAAGGGGTTTTTCCACCGATTCCCCGACCGCTTTGGAGCCGGCGAAGTGGATGACCGCATCGATGTCGTGCTCGTCAAAGATGGCCTCCAGGGTTTTCTCGTCGCGCAGATCTGCCTCGTAAAAGGACGGTTTGTGGCCCGTGAGTTCCTCTATGCGTGCGAGCACCTCGGGACGACTATTGGCCAGATTGTCTACGATCACCGCCTGGTGTCCCCCTTCAAGAAGTTCCACGACCATATGACTGCCGATGTATCCGGTGCCGCCCGTTACCAGTATCTCACTCATGCTTATTGGGTTCCCAGTTGATAGGTTGACCTGAAAGTAGGCAGGCAGTCCATGCCAGTCAACCGCAGCGGTGCAGGTCCGTCAGTCCAGCTGTTCCAGGTATTGTTCGTTGCCCAGCAGGTTCATGTAGCGAAGTATCCAGGCCTGGCGTTCATACATGTAGGGGGATGGATGGGCCAGATCGTAGCGGTGCGGGGCGGGCAGAACCGTGGCCATCAGGGCGCTCCGGTAGCGGTCCAGGCGGTCGGCCGGTACACCGAAAAAGTGCTGTGCGGCGGCCTCCACCCCGTAGATGCCCTCCCCGAACTCCACCACGTTCAGGTAGATCTCGAGTATGCGCTGTTTGCCCATCAGCAGTTCCATCCAGAGGGCGAACCAGGCTTCCAGTCCCTTGCGCAGGTAGGAGCGGTTCGGAGTGAGATAGAGGTTCTTGGCCAGCTGCTGGCTGATGGTGCTGGCGCCGCGCAGCGACTCGCCCCGTTCATACTCCTGCAGGGCATCCTGTACCGACGAGAGATCGATACCCCAGTGCGTGGCGAAACGCTGGTCTTCGGCCGTGATGACCGCCATCTTGAGGTGGGGGGAGATGCGTTCCCAGGGCATCCATTCCTGCTGCATGCGATACTCCTGAGCGCCGTACCACCAGGCCGACAGATGACGCTGCAGCATGAAGGAGGTGGTGGGGGGATTGATCCACTTGAAGGCGAGCACCGAGAGGAGGGTAAAAAGCAGAAAGGCCGCCGCCAGACGGCTGATCCATTTCCAGAGAAAACGCAGCCCGCTACGAAAGTATAAAGGTTGCCCTTGTTCCATCAGGAGATCAACAGATATGGGCGGGCCGAGAGTCTCAGGATTCGAGCTCCTTCATCTCTACGATGATCTGGTCGCAGAGTTTGGTCATTCGATCCACGGACGTCTCCTTCTCCTCCTTATCGGATTCGCCCTCAAGAAGGTTTTTTCCATGCTCGTACTCCTCCAATAGCTCCTCGAATTCCAGCATCTGGGCCGAGGGTTTGATCTTGTGGCCCGCTTTGCGCAGGAACTCCACGTCGCCGGTTTCAAATGCCCGTGCGTAGTGGTTGCGGAATTCAGTGTAGGATTCCACCGCGGCCCCGGCGAACTCCTTCAGGTATTCCTCGTCGTCGTAGAGCAGTTTTCGAACTTTTTCCTCATCTACCATGCCAGATCACCAACTACTTCTTATTATTAGATTTCACCGGGATTCTGAGGGGCGCTCTCCCGGGTGACACCGTGGGGGGCGGGACGACCCTCCTCGTCGAGGTGCACGAAGACGATTTTATCGATCCTGATAATGGTTTCCTTGGAGAACTTGTTGCGTACGACGCAGCGTACGGTGATAGAGGAGGTGCCGAAGCTTACGGTCTCCATGCCGATCTCGATGATGTCGCCCAGCTCGGCCGAGCTGACGAAGTCGATTTCCGACATGAACTTGGTGACCAGGTTGCCCCGTCCCAGCTGGCAGCTTACGAATATGGCCGACTCCTCGTCGATCCAACTCAGCACGGAACCCCCGAAGAGGGTACCGTGGGCGTTCAGGTCCTGTGGTTTGATGAGCTTGCGGCTGTAGAAATTCATGGATGGATGCTGGCGGTCCGGTTGGTGAGCAATTCGTCTATCATTTTTTCTGCCGCAGGGTGTCGCTGGCCTGGCGGCTCAGGTAGGTGGAGCCGAAGCGCTCCACCATGCGCCTGTAATATCTCCTGGATTTATCACTATTTCCACTGCGGTGGGCTTCCAGCAGAAGTTCATAGTAAATTTCGTTGGCCACATCCTGTACGGGGTACTGTTCGGCGAGTTCTTCCATGAAGCCTATCACCTCGGGGGTGTGTCCCAGCACGTCCAGGAAGAGGGTGCGGTTGGCCCGCCAGAGCATCCAGAGGGGAGAGGTCAACGGCAGGCCGAGCATGGCCTCCCGCAGCAGGGTGGGGTTGACGGCGAGGGAGTCCTGCACGTCGCCGGGGGGAATGCCGGCACGAATCTCCTGAAGGCGCCGCTGCATGTCGAGGTAGCGCACAAAGTAGGATGCCGAGTACACATATCCGGCGTAGAGTACGTGGCGCATGGGTGTGGTGAGGCTGTCCCCGGAAGCGGAGGACAGGCGGTTTTCGATGCGGCGCATGGACTTCCCATGGAAATAGGGATTCATCATAACCCGCTGTTCCCGCCAGATTTCGTGCCAGTAGGCCATTAGGCTGTCCTCGTTGGCCGACCGACTGCTAAGCTCCGGGTCGGTGAAGGCTTCGAGGTAGGCTTTGCGTCCGGGATTTCGAAAAGTGAATATTTCGCGATTGAGCCGCTCCTCCGCAGCGGGCTCCATGGTCCAGGTGGACTGGTTCGGGTCCCGCATCCCCGAGACATAGATGCCGCCGTTGAAGTCCCTGAAATAGACCGAGTCGGCCCGGTAGGTGAAGCGCACACTGTCACCTTCTACAGGTATAACCGCCACAAAGCTGTTCTCCGGGCCGGGTTCGTAATACGATGCGCCGGGAAATACCAGCCGGTCGCCTCCCAGTCCCATTAGCTGGTATCGCAGGGTGTCCAGGCTGGTAGCCACGGCCGCCTCCAGGACGGGTCCCCCGCGGTGCTCGAATTGCACCCCCTTCTGGTAGCTGAAGCCGTTGAAGGAGCCGAATACGCGAATCCACTTGGTGTACTGCGGTTTGTGAAAATAGCGGTCGCGAACCAGCGTGACCGGGTCGAGGCGGATTTCGAAGTTCAGCTCGCCGGGCTGCCGTATCCAGAGAAGGATGGTGAAGGTCTTGTGCATAACGCCGTAGGCCTGCAGGCGGTAGAGGCCGGCCCGGTCTGCAACCAGAGAAAAGTGGCCTCCGGCGTTCAGCATGGTCTCCTGCGAACGAAAAAGGGCGTCGTCCGACCAGGGTTCCAGGCTAACGATCCCTGCAGGGAGGGGCGAGCCGTCCAGACTGGTCACCGTGCCGGAGAGGCGGGCTTCGCCGTGCTCCTGCGCTCGGGCGGGCAGGGCGGCCAGCAACCCTGTGAGCAGTGCAGTCAGGAAGACGCCAATGACGTGGGACAACCGGTTGGAACTAATAAAATCTATGGTTTGGTGCATGGCGGATTATTTACTAAGAATATAATACTTGTGTCACCGCTCGTGCAAATTTATGCATAAATTACCTTGCCCGTTTTCGGTTGATTACTTCCGGTAAGGTGAGATACGGCAGGAAAACGTCAACGCTCACCGCCTGCCATCTGTTTTGCCTCGGGCATGCGCCGCAGGCGGTACATGCTCAGGATGCCGAAGAGGGGACCGGCGCAGAGAATCAGGAAGGAGTAGTGCCAGCCGAGGGACTTTTCCAGCTCGGGCAGAAGACGGATGCTCACCATGGTCAGCAGGAATCCCAGGCTGGTCTGTACCGTCAGGGCCGTGCCGATGTAGCGCGGATCGCTCAGTTCGGAGACGGCGGTGCTGAACTGCGCGCTGTCGGCCACCACGGAAAAGCCCCAAACCAGGCAGAGTACGGTGGCCGCCAGGGGCCAGTCGAAGAGCAGTCCGGCTGTGGCGGCGCATCCGCCTGAAATAAGCAGGCTGGTGATGGTCACCCGCGTGCGGCCCGCCTTGTCGGCCCAGGAGCCCGCCATCACGCATCCCAGCGCCCCGATGCCGATTACGGCAAAGCCGGCCAGCCTTGCCATGGGTTCCGGCCAGCCCGCCGCGCGGTAGCTCGCCAGCAGAAAAAGCGGCACCCAGGTCCACATCGCATAGAGTTCCCACATGTGTCCCAGGTAGCCGAAGTTGGCCATGCGTGTGGGCTTGTAGCTGAAGCCCCGGAGGGCGTAGCGCCAGTTGAAAGGCACGCGATCCACCCTGTAGGGTCCCAGTGACACGGCATACCGCGCCAGGAATCCCCCGAAGATGGCCAGCATGCTGGTGGTCTGCAGCACGGCCGACCAGGGCGGGAGTCCGCCGCCCCCTGAAAAGGAGAAGGCGTTCAGCAGGTGGGGCAGGGCGGAGCCCAGGGTGAGCGCACCCACCAGTACCCCTATACCGAAGCCGCGATCCTTCTTGCAGAAGGTGGTGACGATTTTCATGCCGGGAGGGTAGACGCCGGCCAGGCAGGCGCCTGTTAGAAAGCGCAGGGCGATCATCAGCTGCGGATCGCCCGTCAGGGTGATGGCCCCGTTGAAGGCGGCTCCCAGCAGGGAGGCGTAGAGGAAGAGACGCCGCGCGTCCAGCCGGTCGGCCAGGTTGAGCAGGGCACTCAGCAGCGCGCCCGCCACGAAGCCGGCCTGTACGCTCATGGTCATCCAGGAGGCCTCGGAACTGCTGAGATTGAACTCGGCGGTGAGCTGGGGCACCACGGCGGATGCCGAGAACCAGAGGCTCATGGCCAGCAGTTCGGCCAGGGCGAGCAGCCAGAGATTTTTGGAACGGCAGGGCGTGTCGGTCACCGTTGGGGGACTGGATTGAATGTCAGTGGCTGGAGAGAAATTCCCGGAGCAGCTCCATAAACCGGTCGGGACGCTCCATGAAGGCGAAATGACCGCTGCGCTCCAGGAGTTCCATGCGGGCCTCCGGCAGTACCTTCGCCAGGGTATCGCCGCTGATAGAGGCTGAGGGTTCCTCCTCACCGTAGATCAGCAGGGTGGGAGTGGCCAGGGAGTCGAGGCGCGGGTAGAGGTCGAAGGCGCTCGACTCGCCCACCAGCATGCCAAACATCTGGCTGCGCCCGGGGTAGTCCTCGGGCACGTAGAGCTCCAGACCCTCGGCCAGGGCCGGTTCGTGAAACTGGGGGCGGAAGGCGTGGCGCAGAAGTTCTTCGCGGGCTTCGGGCTCGCCGGCCGGAAGGCCGGGGTGTTGCGCAGGCTGTCACGCTGCTGCAGGTACGAGGGGTCCAGTCGCGAGGAGAGAGCCTGCTGCTCAGCCTGCCAGTGCGCTGAGCTGGGGGGCATGGGACTCACCAGCGTCAGCGACCGCAGCGATTGGGGATAGGCCAGGGCATAGCGCAAGGCCAGAAAACCACCCCAGGAGTGTCCCAGCAGGTGCACCCTATCCAGCCCGAGGTGGCGGCGCACCGCCTCGATATCCTCCGTAAAGCGGTCCAGCGTCACGTTGGCACTGTCCGATTCAGGGGAGGATCGTCCGCTCAGGCGCTGGTCCATGAAGACCAGGCGGTAGTCGGAAGACAGTTCCCTGAGCCAGGGCTCCATGTATCCGTGATCCAGGAGGGGTCCCCCGTGCACCACCATCAGCGGCTCCCCGGCACCCATGACCTGGTAGTCAGAGGCGGGTGTCCTCCAGCTCCACGTAGCCTTCCTGCGGCGCGCCGGCCGGGCCTACACCCCGCAGCGACCAGGCCCAGGAACAGGATGTTTAAAAGGAGGTATCTATATGATATGGAGTAGTTTATATTATTCATTTCGCGTGCTTTCCAGGAGGCTTCCCAGTTCAGACCGGCTGTAGACCGCGCCCTGCTGCACCACCCAGGCGATCGCACGGGTGTTGGAGATTTCCTCCAGCGGATTGCCCTCCAGCAGGAGCAGATCGGCCGCGTAGCCCGGGGCCACCTTGCCGTAGCGGTCGTCCACCTCCAGCCAGCGCGCTCCGTTGATGGTGGCCGCCTGCAGGGCCGCCAGGGGAGGCAGGCCGTTGTCGACGAGTCGCTGCAGCTCGCGGTGCAGCGACTGCCCCGGGTAGACAAAGGAGTTGTAGGGTCCTGCGTCGGAGCCGGCCAGGATGCTCACGCCAGCCTCGTACATGGGACGGATCATCTCCCCGAAATCCTCGTTCATGGCCAGCTGGAAGGCCACGGCTTCCTCGCTGCGGCGCTGGGCTCCCATCAGGCGGCCCTGGTAGGTCTGCCGGATGCCCGGGTCGATGTAATCGAGGTAGGGATCTCCGGAATGGTCCGCTTCGTGCAGGTGGTCCAGCACCTCGCTGATATAGAGGGTGGCCACCACGGCGGTGCCCTCCTCAGCCATTATCTCAAAGGTCCTCTGCGCCGTTTCCGGGTCGTAGGTCTCCATGACCCGCTCCAACACCTCGTAAAAACCGAGGGGGTCTTCGTCGTTCATGCGGGCGGTGTACTCGCGCGTTAGTGCGTTGGCCTCGCTGGAGGCGGCCTTGTAGACGTAGTACATGTGTTCGGTGGCGTCCAGGCCCAGCCGCACGGCGTTGCGGAAATCGACCGAGAATGGCATATGTCCGGAGACCTTCATGCCTCGCTCCTCGGTGTGCTCGAGAATGGCCGTGTAGACCTCGGGGGAGATGGTGCTGTCGTATATTTTCACGTAGTCGGCGCCAATAGCCTGCAGGGAGTCGAGGGCCTCAGGCACCTGCTGAGGTGTCTCCAGCTCGATGGAGCCGTCCCAGCGGGCGTCGGGACCATCCAGTTTCGGTCCGGAGGTGTAGATGCGCGGCCCCTCCAGGCTGCCGGCCCGCACCAGGGAGTCCCACTCGAGCACGTGCGGGGTGATGTCGCCCCCCGCGTCACGCACCGAAGTGATACCGTTAGCAAGGTAGAGTTTCAGCAGCTCGCGGTTCGAGGCCGCCAGGCTGTCCCCGCCGCGAAAATGCACGTGCATGTCCCACAACCCCGGCATAAGGAAGGCCCCGCCCGCGTCCAGGGTATCGGCCGCCGCCGGGGTGGAGCCGGCCGGTCCTAACTTGTGGATTATCCCGTCGCGCACGGTGAGGCTGCGGTCCTG
Coding sequences:
- the galE gene encoding UDP-glucose 4-epimerase GalE, whose protein sequence is MSEILVTGGTGYIGSHMVVELLEGGHQAVIVDNLANSRPEVLARIEELTGHKPSFYEADLRDEKTLEAIFDEHDIDAVIHFAGSKAVGESVEKPLFYYDNNLGGTICLCRCMLHHGVENLVFSSSCTVYGDPDEVPITEKAPVSPYNPYGRTKLYIEEMLRDFQRAHPAWNVALLRYFNPVGAHPSGLIGEDPGAAPQNLMPYITQVAVGRLEKLSVFGDDYPTVDGTGVRDYIHVVDLVRGHLSALRKLQDHPGTVTYNLGTGTGYSVLQMVQAFEQATGREIPYEITGRRAGDVAEVYADPSLARDELGWEAEKGLEEMCRDAWNWQSHNPRGYAGD
- the mtgA gene encoding monofunctional biosynthetic peptidoglycan transglycosylase, which translates into the protein MEQGQPLYFRSGLRFLWKWISRLAAAFLLFTLLSVLAFKWINPPTTSFMLQRHLSAWWYGAQEYRMQQEWMPWERISPHLKMAVITAEDQRFATHWGIDLSSVQDALQEYERGESLRGASTISQQLAKNLYLTPNRSYLRKGLEAWFALWMELLMGKQRILEIYLNVVEFGEGIYGVEAAAQHFFGVPADRLDRYRSALMATVLPAPHRYDLAHPSPYMYERQAWILRYMNLLGNEQYLEQLD
- a CDS encoding taurine dioxygenase encodes the protein MVDEEKVRKLLYDDEEYLKEFAGAAVESYTEFRNHYARAFETGDVEFLRKAGHKIKPSAQMLEFEELLEEYEHGKNLLEGESDKEEKETSVDRMTKLCDQIIVEMKELES
- a CDS encoding hotdog domain-containing protein; the encoded protein is MNFYSRKLIKPQDLNAHGTLFGGSVLSWIDEESAIFVSCQLGRGNLVTKFMSEIDFVSSAELGDIIEIGMETVSFGTSSITVRCVVRNKFSKETIIRIDKIVFVHLDEEGRPAPHGVTRESAPQNPGEI
- a CDS encoding carboxypeptidase-like regulatory domain-containing protein, whose translation is MHQTIDFISSNRLSHVIGVFLTALLTGLLAALPARAQEHGEARLSGTVTSLDGSPLPAGIVSLEPWSDDALFRSQETMLNAGGHFSLVADRAGLYRLQAYGVMHKTFTILLWIRQPGELNFEIRLDPVTLVRDRYFHKPQYTKWIRVFGSFNGFSYQKGVQFEHRGGPVLEAAVATSLDTLRYQLMGLGGDRLVFPGASYYEPGPENSFVAVIPVEGDSVRFTYRADSVYFRDFNGGIYVSGMRDPNQSTWTMEPAAEERLNREIFTFRNPGRKAYLEAFTDPELSSRSANEDSLMAYWHEIWREQRVMMNPYFHGKSMRRIENRLSSASGDSLTTPMRHVLYAGYVYSASYFVRYLDMQRRLQEIRAGIPPGDVQDSLAVNPTLLREAMLGLPLTSPLWMLWRANRTLFLDVLGHTPEVIGFMEELAEQYPVQDVANEIYYELLLEAHRSGNSDKSRRYYRRMVERFGSTYLSRQASDTLRQKK
- a CDS encoding MFS transporter; its protein translation is MTDTPCRSKNLWLLALAELLAMSLWFSASAVVPQLTAEFNLSSSEASWMTMSVQAGFVAGALLSALLNLADRLDARRLFLYASLLGAAFNGAITLTGDPQLMIALRFLTGACLAGVYPPGMKIVTTFCKKDRGFGIGVLVGALTLGSALPHLLNAFSFSGGGGLPPWSAVLQTTSMLAIFGGFLARYAVSLGPYRVDRVPFNWRYALRGFSYKPTRMANFGYLGHMWELYAMWTWVPLFLLASYRAAGWPEPMARLAGFAVIGIGALGCVMAGSWADKAGRTRVTITSLLISGGCAATAGLLFDWPLAATVLCLVWGFSVVADSAQFSTAVSELSDPRYIGTALTVQTSLGFLLTMVSIRLLPELEKSLGWHYSFLILCAGPLFGILSMYRLRRMPEAKQMAGGER
- a CDS encoding alpha/beta fold hydrolase, which translates into the protein MGAGEPLMVVHGGPLLDHGYMEPWLRELSSDYRLVFMDQRLSGRSSPESDSANVTLDRFTEDIEAVRRHLGLDRVHLLGHSWGGFLALRYALAYPQSLRSLTLVSPMPPSSAHWQAEQQALSSRLDPSYLQQRDSLRNTPAFRPASPKPAKNFCATPSAPSFTNRPWPRVWSSTCPRTTPGAARCLACWWASRAPSTSTRASTPWPLPPC
- a CDS encoding amidohydrolase family protein; this encodes MKRFFPFRIMALPGLLLFLLAVGCGGPANDLAIHHANIIDMETGEVLQDRSLTVRDGIIHKLGPAGSTPAAADTLDAGGAFLMPGLWDMHVHFRGGDSLAASNRELLKLYLANGITSVRDAGGDITPHVLEWDSLVRAGSLEGPRIYTSGPKLDGPDARWDGSIELETPQQVPEALDSLQAIGADYVKIYDSTISPEVYTAILEHTEERGMKVSGHMPFSVDFRNAVRLGLDATEHMYYVYKAASSEANALTREYTARMNDEDPLGFYEVLERVMETYDPETAQRTFEIMAEEGTAVVATLYISEVLDHLHEADHSGDPYLDYIDPGIRQTYQGRLMGAQRRSEEAVAFQLAMNEDFGEMIRPMYEAGVSILAGSDAGPYNSFVYPGQSLHRELQRLVDNGLPPLAALQAATINGARWLEVDDRYGKVAPGYAADLLLLEGNPLEEISNTRAIAWVVQQGAVYSRSELGSLLESTRNE